Genomic window (Trueperaceae bacterium):
AGTCGGAGATGTCGTTCGGGATCGCTGAGTAGAACTGGCGCAGCAGGAAGACGGCGAAGGCGCTGCCCGTGAGCGCCGGTACGATCAGGGGCAGGAACGTGCCGACCCAGCCGAGCTTCTGGAACATCACGAACTGCGGGATGAGCGTCACCTGGGGCGGCAGGACCATCGTTGCGAGGAGGCAGTAGAAGAGGAGCTCGCGGCCCGGCCACTTGATGCGGGAGAAGCCGTAGGCCACGACGGCCGAGGAGGCCACGTAGAACGCCACGCTCGTCACGGTCACGAACACGGTGTTGGCCAGGTAGCGCAGGAACGGGATCTCCGTCATGAGGCGCCAGTAGTTGGACCACATCACGGGCGCGGGCACCCACTCGGGCGGGATGGCGAACACCTGTGCGTCGGTCTTGAGCGACGTGGAGATCATCCAGACGAACGGCGTCAGGAAGAAGACGGCGCCCGCGACGAGCACGACGTAGACGACGAGGTTCCAGAGGCTGTTGCGGCGGCGCATCAGCTGCGCGCCTCGTAGTAGACCCAGCCGGACGTGCGGAAGACGCCGACGAGCGCGACGGCCGTGATCGCGAGCAGGACCCACGCCATGGCCGAGGCGTAGCCCATCCGGAAGAACTGGAAGGCGTTCTGGTACAGGTAGAGGGCGTAGACGAGCGTGGAGTTGGACGGGCCGCCGCCCGTCATGATGTAGATGTTCGTGAAGGCCTGGAACGACGTGATGATGCCCATGATCAGGTTGAAGAGGATGACGGGGGAGAGCATCGGGAGCGTCACGAAGCGGAAGCGTTGCCACCTGCTCGCCCCGTCGAGGTCGGCCGCCTCGTAGAGCGCCACCGGCACGTTCTGCAGCCCGGCCAGGTAGATGACCATCGAGCCGCCTACGCCCCACAGGCTCGCGATGATGAGCGCCGGCTTGGACCAGGTAGGGTCGGCGAGCCAGCCGGGGCCGTTGATGCCGAGCTGCCAGAGGAACTCGTTGACGGGGCCGTAGTCCGGGTTGAGGAACCAGCGCCACAGGAGCGCGGCCGCCACGGCGGGCACGACGCTCGGCAGGAAGTACACCGTGCGGAAGAGCCCCTGCAGGCGCACCTTGTTGTTGAGGAGCATCGCGATGACCAGGCTCAGGCCCAGCGAGA
Coding sequences:
- a CDS encoding carbohydrate ABC transporter permease, producing the protein MRRRNSLWNLVVYVVLVAGAVFFLTPFVWMISTSLKTDAQVFAIPPEWVPAPVMWSNYWRLMTEIPFLRYLANTVFVTVTSVAFYVASSAVVAYGFSRIKWPGRELLFYCLLATMVLPPQVTLIPQFVMFQKLGWVGTFLPLIVPALTGSAFAVFLLRQFYSAIPNDISDSARIDGASEWQIFARIVLPLAKPALATASLFIFIWTWTDFLNPLIYLTDDRLYTLAIGLQQLASTRAAAWPLLMAGSLLMSVPIILLFFFAQKTFIAGVSTSAVKG
- a CDS encoding sugar ABC transporter permease, translating into MTRRQRRDLWLGLAFVSPWLIGFVVFTVYPVLASLYFSFTDYNVVSAPRWIGARNYTDLIADPLFGKTLYNTLYLAAIGIPFSLGLSLVIAMLLNNKVRLQGLFRTVYFLPSVVPAVAAALLWRWFLNPDYGPVNEFLWQLGINGPGWLADPTWSKPALIIASLWGVGGSMVIYLAGLQNVPVALYEAADLDGASRWQRFRFVTLPMLSPVILFNLIMGIITSFQAFTNIYIMTGGGPSNSTLVYALYLYQNAFQFFRMGYASAMAWVLLAITAVALVGVFRTSGWVYYEARS